Proteins from a single region of Pithys albifrons albifrons isolate INPA30051 chromosome 12, PitAlb_v1, whole genome shotgun sequence:
- the SPIRE2 gene encoding protein spire homolog 2: MARAWPFGGVSPRAPAPRPPRSAVRDGAMARAGAGPPRELSLEEVLKCYEQPLNEEQAWALCFQGCRAAAAAPVAPAPLRTTDIRLRADGSVRLPAPPHDLPALLTPSAEAQMVQSLGFAVYRALDWGLDENEERELSPRLEQLIDLMTNSDSEDSGCATADEGYGGQEEEDEGAEGPPRSVRTFGQAMRCCAARLADPAGAPAHYQAVCRALFAETVELMAFLAKIRDAKELLQKLKEDEEEEERPAAELGSLRNTDWARLWVQLMRELRHGVKLKKVQEKQFNPLPTEYQLTPFEMLMQDIRARNYKLRKVMVDGDIPPRVKKDAHELILDFIRSRPPLKQASERRLRPLPQKQRTLHEKILEEIRQERKLRPVDQKGYSSLPCIPHACADRLASSSCLELSRCPDSAMPTRPRPRVLLKAPTLAEMEEMNLSEEEDSPGTEVPLKRDRSFSEQDLAQLQSQLGGDQAAPQDPEPLQPEPRPRSGSVPASCHRLPDGPAPPRAALGAVEERPEDGSSTAPTTSSKHLWLDFSHPVESLALTVEEMINVRRVLVKAEMEKFLQSKELYSSLRKGKVCCCCRAKFPLFSWPAACLFCKRSVCSSCSLKMKMPSKKLAHIPVYALGFESLPGSLLPKALPLRRREPFHSLSGPCWRRVEEEFPHIYAQGSVLRDVCPDCAGFVTDVVSSSRRSVAVLHASATARRHAKARSLYADAWLQ; encoded by the exons ATGGCTCGGGCGTGGCCGTTCGGGGGCGTGTCCCcgcgcgcccccgccccgcgccccccgcgctCGGCGGTGCGGGATGGGGCGATGGcgcgggcgggcgcggggccgccgcGGGAGCTGTCCCTGGAGGAGGTGCTGAAGTGCTACGAGCAGCCGCTGAACGAGGAGCAGGCCTGGGCTCTCTGCTTCCAGGGCtgccgcgccgccgccgccgcccccgtGGCCCCCGCGCCGCTCCGCACCACCGACATTCGCCTGCGCGCCGACGGCTCCGTCCGCCTGCCCGCCCCACCGCACG ACCTTCCTGCACTGCTGACGCCCTCCGCCGAAGCCCAG ATGGTGCAGTCGCTGGGCTTTGCCGTGTACCGGGCGCTGGACTGGGGGCTGGACGAGAACGAGGAGCGGGAGCTGAGCCCACGCCTGGAGCAGCTCATCGACCTGATGACCAACAGCGACTCAGAGGACAGTGGCTGTGCCACGGCCGACGAGGGCTatggggggcaggaggaggaggacgaggggGCCGAGGGGCCACCACGCTCTGTGCGCACCTTTGGCCAGGCCATGCGGTGCTGTGCCGCCCGCCTGGCCGACCCCGCCGGTGCCCCGGCACACTACCAGGCCGTGTGCCGCGCGCTCTTCGCCGAGACCGTGGAGCTCATGGCATTTCTTGCCAAGATCCGTGATGCCAAGGAG ctgctgcagaagctgaaagaggatgaggaagaggaggagcggCCGGCAGCGGAGCTGGGCAGCCTGCGCAACACCGACTGG GCCCGGCTGTGGGTGCAGCTGATGCGGGAGCTGCGGCACGGCGTGAAGCTGAAGAAGGTGCAGGAGAAGCAGTTCAACCCACTGCCCACTGAGTACCAGCTCACACCCTTCGAGATGCTCATGCAGGACATCCGTGCCCGCAACTACAAACTCCGCAAGGTCATG GTGGATGGAGACATCCCTCCCCGGGTGAAGAAGGACGCCCATGAGCTCATCCTTGACTTTATCCGCTCCCGGCCCCCCCTGAAGCAG GCATCAGAGCGACGGCTGCGGCCCCTGCCCCAGAAGCAGAGGACGCTCCATGAGAAGATCCTGGAGGAGATCAGGCAGGAGCGGAAGCTCCGACCTGTGGACCAGAAAG GGtacagctccctgccctgcatcccacatGCCTGTGCCGACCGTCTggcctccagctcctgcctcgAGCTCTCCCGGTGCCCGGACAGCGCCATGCCCACCCGCCCACGGCCACGTGTCCTCCTCAAGGCACCCACCCTGGCTGAGATGGAGGAGATGAACCTCTCCGAG GAGGAGGACTCTCCGGGCACGGAGGTGCCGCTGAAGCGGGATCGCTCCTTCTCGGAGCAGGACCTGGCACAACTGCAGAGCCAGCTGGGGGGTGACCAGGCTGCACCCCAGGACCCAGAGCCACTGCAGCCtgagccccggccccgctcag GCTCAGTCCCCGCCAGCTGCCACCGGCTGCCAGATGGCCCAGCACCGCCCCGGGCTGCCCTTGGCGCCGTGGAGGAGAGGCCAGAGGACGGATCCAGCACTGCCCCCACCACCAGCTCCAAGCACCTCTGgctg GACTTCAGCCACCCCGTGGAGAGCCTGGCCCTGACCGTGGAGGAGATGATCAACGTGCGCAGGGTGCTGGTCAAGGCTGAGATGGAGAAGTTCCTGCAGAGCAAGGAGCTGTACAGCAGCCTGCGGAAAGGGAAG gtttgctgctgctgcagggccaaGTTCCCCCTCTTCTCCTGGCCTGCAGCGTGTCTCTTCTGCAAGCG ATCTGTCTGTAGCTCCTGCAGCCTGAAG ATGAAGATGCCTTCCAAGAAGCTGGCTCACATCCCTGTCTATGCCCTGGGCTTCGAGAGCCTCCCGGGCTCGCTGCTGCCCAAGGCGCTGCCGCTGCGCCGGAGGGAGCCCTTCCA CTCGCTGTCGGGGCCGTGCTGGCGCCGGGTGGAGGAGGAATTCCCGCACATCTACGCCCAGGGCTCGGTGCTGCGGGACGTGTGCCCGGACTGCGCCGGCTTCGTGACGGACGTGGTGAGCTCCAGCCGGCGCAGCGTGGCCGTGCTGCACGCCAGCGCCACGGCCCGGCGCCACGCCAAGGCTCGCTCGCTCTACGCCGACGCCTGGCTCCAGTGA
- the TCF25 gene encoding ribosome quality control complex subunit TCF25, which produces MSRRALRRLRGEQRGQEGPGLGQLGIDTGSEHGPERARQAGPPPDPASRPRAALSNRFELIPAEESEEEPLAGEERVDTRLSEQDTAGGDKEGSKGRNKAGAVTEDTEDGQREGEEPEQPDQTPPSSNKPRKKKKKRKTKKTSAGDTVEDNDLEDIDSLLERLEDPGGLCPQSQGGLIADSRPLLYVEHRNLNPENELKRYFGARAVLGDQRPRQRQRQYIRSTWLTAPKNTWPRYSKTGIAMRLLDTRRGVQHFTFEHHREYQQVQFKFLDAVESMDPNNIVLLLQMNPYHVDSLLQLSDVCRMQEDQEMARDLIERALYSLECAFHPVFSLTSGTCRLDYRRPENRAFFLALFKHLMFLEKRGCPRTALEFCKLILSLDPENDPLCVLLLIDFLSLRAREYTFLTRLFQEWESHRNLSQLPNFAFSVPLAYFFLSQQEERPELERSQARERAARLIQLALVMFPSVLMPLLDHCSVQPDARVASHPFFGLNAQISQSPALNQLTSLYVGRTHALWKDPAVMAWLEPHAHEVLRMVEAQDPLVQEAEHKRKIRYQSAPRNIYRHVILSEMKEATAALPLEVTSQPVMGFDPLPPLDSIVSYTRPERTSHPSNESTLSLFFRSLLPNFNLQGDLRHDGDDEAGAGQDLNQGVNRLMAAMRDMLANIQFQEPPRDDNPEGDGDWD; this is translated from the exons ATGTCGCGGCGGGCCCTGCGGCGGCTCCGGGGGGAGCAGCGGGGCCAGGAGGGACCGGGGCTGGGCCAGCTCGGCATCGACACCGGCAGCGAGCACGGCCCGGAGCGTGCCCGACAGGCCGGGCCGCCGCCAGACCCCGCCAGCCGGCCCCGCGCCGCCCTCAGCAACCGCTTCGAGCTG ATCCCTGCTGAGGAGTCAGAGGAGGAACCGCTGGCTGGAGAGGAGCGAGTGGACACGCGGCTGAGCGAGCAGGACACGGCAGGAGGGGACAAGGAGGGCAGCAAGGGAAGGAACAAGGCAGGGGCTGTGACTGAGGACACAGAGGATGGGCAGAGAGAGGGGGAGGAGCCCGAGCAGCCAGACCAAACG CCTCCATCGAGTAACAAACCAcggaagaaaaaaaagaaaaggaaaaccaagaaaactTCAGCAGGAGACACTGTg GAAGACAACGACCTGGAGGACATTGACAGCctgctggagaggctggaggacccaggggggctgtgcccacagagccAGGGCGGGCTCATCGCCGACAGCCGGCCACTGCTCTACGTGGAGCACAG AAACTTGAATCCAGAGAATGAGTTGAAGAGATACTTTGGGGCTCGTGCTGTGCTTGGGGACCAGAG GCCAAGGCAGAGGCAGCGACAGTACATCCGCAGCACGTGGCTCACGGCTCCTAAGAACACCTGGCCACGCTACAGCAAGACAG gtATCGCCATGCGGCTGCTGGACACCCGGAGGGGGGTGCAGCACTTCACCTTCGAGCACCACCGCGAGTACCAGCAAGTGCAGTTCAAGTTCCTGGACGCTGTGGAGTCCATGGACCCCAACAACATCGTG ctgctgctccagatgAACCCCTACCACGTGgactccctcctgcagctcagcgACGTGTGCCGCATGCAGGAGGACCAGGAGATGGCCCGGGATCTCATAG agcGGGCACTGTACAGCCTGGAGTGCGCCTTCCACCCCGTCTTCAGCCTCACCAGCGGGACCTGCAGGCTGGACTACCGGAGACCAGAGAACAG GGCTTTCTTCCTGGCTCTCTTCAAGCACCTGATGTTTCTGGAGAAGAGAGGCTGTCCCCGCACAGCCCTGGAGTTCTGCAAGCTCATCCTGAG CCTTGATCCCGAGAACGACCCACTCTGCGTGTTGCTGTTGATCGACTTCCTGTCCCTCCGGGCCAGGGAATACACCTTCCTGACCCGCCTCTTCCAGGAGTGGGAG AGTCACCGGAATCTGTCCCAGCTGCCCAATTTTGCCTTCTCGGTGCCGCTGGCCTATTTCTTCCTGAGCCAGCAGGAGGAGCGCCCGGAGCTGGAGCGGAGCCAGGCCCGGGAGCGAGCGGCGCGGCTCATCCAGCTCGCGCTCGTCATGTTCCCAAGCG TTCTGATGCCACTGTTGGATCACTGCAGTGTGCAGCCTGATGCCAGGGTCGCCTCCCACCCCTTCTTTGGGCTGAATGCCCAGATCAG CCAGTCGCCCGCCCTGAACCAGCTGACGTCGCTGTACGTGGGCAGGACACACGCCCTGTGGAAGGACCCGGCCGTCATGGCCTGGCTGGAGCCCCACGCCCACGAGGTGCTGCGCATGGTGGAGGCCCAGGACCCGCTGGTGCAGGAGGCCGAGCACAA gAGGAAGATCCGGTACCAGAGCGCTCCCAGGAACATCTACCGGCACGTCATCCTCTCGGAGATGAAGGAggccacagcagccctgcctcTG GAGGTGACCTCACAGCCAGTGATGGGGTTTGaccccctccctcctctggactccaTCGTTTCCTACACCCGACCAGAAAG GACGAGCCATCCCTCCAATGAAAGCACTTTATCCCTCTTCTTCCGCTCGCTTTTGCCAAATTTTAACTTGCAG GGGGACCTCCGGCACGACGGGGACGACGAggccggggcagggcaggacctcAACCAGGGGGTGAACAGGCTGATGGCGGCCATGCGGGACATGCTGGCCAACATCCAGTTCCAGGAGCCCCCCCGTGATGACAATCCTGAGGGTGATGGGGACTGGGACTGA